In Papaver somniferum cultivar HN1 chromosome 9, ASM357369v1, whole genome shotgun sequence, the genomic stretch tagcaaactaatccttcgtgatagcaaacttcctcagagtaacctaattaggtaaatctcttacgaccgctcagtttaaagtcttctttgggattgagaagctctacgagtaccgttggtgggaaactagataattgcggtttatcttgtgttttcgattgatttgattgactaaaggtggttgaactttgattgcacctagtttgtttatgcttgagaatcttcacttctgatataagattcaatcaaaatagatcgaagtctcgacaaggatctttagactgttgttagtgctaaagacgatcttgtgataatccattgttaacagactctaatctgtgcgtgattgatcataagagattcaagttgttgtgtgcaggtgtttattgaagatttaagaagatttgaagacaaagaagatattgaagatttgacttgggtttataatctttggtgtgcacaatacttgtttcggtataaagaggatccaactataatcggtttatccttgtggtatattggattgattagttgtgtagatcggcatcaatacaattctttgtgattaaaagtattgattgcaaaatcttaacgattacctttggtgattgaacataagatagatctaagaacctgacgaaggagtttatgttaagataaacagaagagcctttgtccgactcatatcacttggttgaatagagttgataccaaacagatttgttgttcctttattgtttggaatacgaaccaaaggaattgttccaagtacgtgacttatttataagttgcaggcgtgggaatacagacaaaactaggtgaactataggtttagttgtttggtctcaactattcgaatttggtgtaattttgtgtagcggcttaatcatgagagtattcaattttggacaaggtcccggggtttttctgcatttgcgttttcctcgttaacaaaatcttgttgtgtcatttactttatatttccgcattatagttgttttattataattaaagtaaattacacaaacgttaattcctatttacttgataagaaatcctattgtgtttggttaagtccgaacttttgtatcaagtaaacatacttcgttgttgtattgtctcgattttgtatccatagacgatcacacgaagtgtgaaccgattagttgtagtgtctcgactcagtccatagacaatcattttcggagaaaggacttataggtaggaaaagttttagcttgaggtatatttgggtaccctcgccttttcagtaatCATTAAGTTTTATTTCATGTATTAGCTTAAACATTTAATTGTTAATTTGTTTGTAGTTTGTTAGTCGatattaatttttataaaaatatttaatTGTGTCACTTAAGTGGTTTTCAATTGATCAAGCAATAATCACCCTATCTCCAACAACTAGTTTTTCTCAACGACTTTCAATAAATCCCTTATATATACCACTCATCCCCATTTCAAATTCACATTTTCTACATTAACTTTCTACAAAACATTATACTCTCACTCTCTAATCTCCACGAATATAGCTAATCCTAACATTACTCTAGacgaagatttatctctttgcagaAACTATTTAAAATACTATCCCTAGAGCGGTGAAGAACGTCGTCAAGCTGGTTTAGTCAGTCAGAGTCATTGGGGTAAATCTCATGAGACCTTCTGCAATGACATAGGTAACTGTCACGATTGGGATCATGCACAATTGTCTTTCAATTAATTgacaaaagaaaacaagaaaaagattTTGTAGCTTTAATTAGCTCGGATTGTAAGTCGATACAGGCTTATGGGTGAAACCTATGATGAAATTTTTGTGCGATCCCGAGAGGAGTGGGGAAGATGTAAAGGAGATAGTTTGGAATACAAAGCTCATTTTCACATCCTTAAGGAGTTTCTCGTTACCCGTATGGACTTTTAATACGATGTAATGATGTTAATGTGGTGTTATGTTGCTTTTATAATTAAGTTAAACTTATTTAGTAGAATGCAACAACATTTTAAATTAAAATCCAACATTTCagtttaaatttaaatttaaaattaATACATCATTTACTTTAGAGGTACTATTACATCGAACTCATCATCCTCATAATCACCAGCTAAGTTATTGTTCATTCCAACTTGTCGTTCAATCTATGCTTGTAGCTTGTCAAATTCGAGTTGCCACACATGTTTTTGTTGAGCATTCATAATTGAAGTATCCgcttgaagaatgttatgcttgtcatagtcattggaaaaaatttcttgagaaagcaaaaaaaaaattcgtcTCCATATTTTGAAATTTCCTGTCAACCGTTCTTTGTTTCTCGCCTGTCTTTTGATGTTCGATAAACTCCGCCATGTTAAAACCACCAGGGTCCCCCCCCCTTCCTGAGTTAATTTCTTCCTAGAAGTTTTTTGTTAGCATCGTCATTATCGAGAACTAAGTTGACATTTTGGTTTCTTGGGGTATCTGGTGAAGAATGTGGTagaatccatattacaagaaattaagAGGTATGGAAaaggtgtgatgagtttatcttgttttagATTAGAAGAATAgtgagagattgagaaattctagagagatttagaagTTCTGTTGTgatttgaaatgaatttgaaattaggtatttataaagGGGGAAATGCTGGCAGTTGGATGTAGAACTGATGAACGATAATCAAACCGGCGAGCAATAGTAAGGATAGCACTATTCTGATCCTTGAGCGATGAGCTGACCATATAATGATGGAGATTTCAAGGCGTATGCCTATGTGGTATATTTGACACTTTGTCACATACGTTTGCCACTTTCCCTTATCCATAATGGGTATAAAAGTGGCAAATGATGATGTTCGATAAAATGGACTGGGTCGGGTCCACGGGTTGTCAAGTTTTGCTCAGGAGCACCGGAAGActagatagaagagatagaaaaTTCTGGGTTTGGGCTTGACAAGTATCAACACagtgttggaaacaaagcaaacATGATAAAGTGCAAAGTTTAAAAGAAATCTAGCTGTAGAGATTTTGAAGATAAGGTCTCTTCTGCTATTATTGTCTTTGTTTTGGATTTCAGCTTATTTTCTTCTACTTCTTAGTTTCCACTGAAATTTTGGATTGAGAGGTTCAGGAGTGAAACTTCCTAGATTCCTACAGCAATGTTACCGTCCGTAGCATTATCCCTCAGCTCCTGCTCTGGATTTCCAGAAGCACCAAGCCATCACCAAGCTGAAAAAGTTAGTGGGGGTCTCCTCCTTGGTTCCATCAAATTCCCATCTAATAGTAGTTGCAGCTTCAATGGATTATCAGCAAATCCTTTAATTCTCTCTACTACCAGAAAAGTCACTTCTCTAGCTGTTGCTTCCAATCAGCTGGACCCTGCTGTAAAGGTAATTTGAAAAATTCATCAAGCATATTTCTATCTTCTGATTAGTTGTTAAATTCATGTTCATTTCAGAGATTTTCCATGACTTTGAAAATTTGAGTTCTTGTAATTTCCGAACCAATACTTGAATTACACTGTAGGTGTCAAATGGTCATATGTGGAACTTAGATTACTGATTTAACTGATCCTAAAATAATTTACAATGGTAATGTTAATCGTAATAGGTGGAAGGAGGGAAGAAGAAGTATTATTTTCTGGTAGCGAATGCGAAATTCATGCTGGATGAAGAAGAACATTTTCAAGAGCAAATGGTCGAGAGGCTTCGTCTATTCAAAGAGCGTAACATGGAGCAGGACTTTTGGTTAGCTATTGAACCCAAGTTTTTGGATAAATTCCCACAGATCACCAAGAGATTAGGTCGACCTGCCGTTGCTTTGGTCTCCACTAATGGCCCGTGGATTACGTAAGTTTAATTTTGCTCTCAATAATCTAATGGCATCATTTTTGGTTTTCTGACCTGACATATGCACAATGTGTACTACTATGGCTTAGGAGTGTGGAGTCGTGCACTCACTTGTATGCCAAATCGCGCATCATCTAATATGCAAGTGCTGTAATGTATGCTGGGGGTAATTTGATAATATAGAACATAATCCCATAACTAGACGAGGAGGGTTAAAGTGCAGCATGAGACTTGAATATGCAACATGAAGTTTCGAATCTCTGACGGTTTAATTTCTTGCCATAAAGGCTCTACTTTTGGTAGCATGACAGGGTTTTCTCACCCTATTCTTCACATGGGCTTATTAGATACTTAAGTGATGTGCCATGTATAGTACAGTAGCAATAATGTGGTGTAGTACTCAGTTAAGATGGTCCAGGGACCATTTCATTTTACTAAACTACCACAGTTAAATGGCCTGACAATTTGGAGAATTATTTGCAGGTTTATGAAGCTGAGACTTGATAGAGTTTTATCAGAAAGCTACGAAGCAGATAGTTTAGAAGAAGCATTAGCATCAACCCCTACTAATTTAGAGTTCAAGAAACCTGAAAACTGGGTCGCTCCATATCCTAAATACGAGTCTGGTTGGTGGGAACCCTTCTTGTTGCAGTAAGCTGAATCCAACAAGAACACACCAGAGGCATGAAAAGTAAGCTGTTAGAAGTTTTCTTAAGTTTTCTTCTAGTCTGTATGTTAATTAGCTTCCGGCATTAAGCTATACCTTGTAGTTAAATTCTGCAGAGTTCTGTTGTTTTGGTAATAATTTTGTTCAATATCAAATGGATATATGGTGTTAACAACCAACGTAATGTTAATGTCTTACTAATTCATTTGCAAAAAGCAAGTTTCCAATGAGATCAACACATTTCGTACAGGTTCTTCAAGCACATATCAAAACTCAAAAGAAACTCAAAGTAGTCTGATCGCTTACAATATTGGCGAAAGTTAACATATATTAGAACTAACAATAAAACTCTGGAGGAAACGAAAACTGTAGAAAGAGGTTACTGAAGATATTGCTCTTTCAGTGAATTTTGGGTATCTGGTAAATTTTACTTCTTTCAAATTCAGTGCTGTTTTTTTgccttgttcatggctttgggaAGCTTCTGCAGAACCTTCTCATCAAACACAGCATATTGCTTGTTTAATTCAATCAATGCCTTCTCTGCAAAAGTATCAACCTTATCTTCGTGCTTCTCATACAGAACTGGAAGTGTGTGCATCATCAAATATACTGTGCAAAACAAGTCAAATTTCATTTTCAGGCGAGCAGCCTTAATCAACCAACAGTTAGTTGAATTGTGCAACATACAGTATATGCATAAAGATAGACACTGACCCAAGTAGAAAAGGGTCAAGAAATTGAACCAGCCGCCGACAACTGAGATCACCCATAGAGCAGCAATAACCTGCACATGAATTTCCCACAAATCTAAGTAAATGAGTCAGAAGTTGCAAGGTTTTTTGTGTGACAACCGAGTCAACTAGTCAAGTAAAGAACCATTACCATAAGAAAGTGTTTCAAATTTTTCCCAGAAGACACTTCTCTAAAGATAGCAAAAGCTCGATTTATCTCAAACCTAAATGACAGTGCAGCGCGAACAAAGAGCTCTTCAGGCAGTAAAATCTCAGGGAACTTTGGCGGGGCCCTAGTATTCAACAAGAAGATAAATATTAACTAGAGATTTACAGGAAGCAAGGTTTCCAGAGAGAACAGTAATTAAAGAAAAAACCAGCGGCTCAGAAATTCTGAGTTTCACTTGAAACAAAATGAACTGCAGCCAAAATCTGCTATTCTTAATGCATCTGAATTCTATGTATCAAATAACGAATCATGCATAAAACAGTGGTACAACTGCTATGTTTAATTTTCTGCTCTTCAAGCACGGACTATGTTCTAATAAAGCAGCAGCACTACACTAGAAACTTTTCTGATATTGCTGGCCAAAACACTAACACAATTTATTTGATATGTACAGAAAGCTATTGATGGTTCATGCAAGAACAGGCAATCAATAATGCAACGGAAACTTAATCAAGCCAATTAAATACGAAAGAAACTCACTTGTTGACGAAAGAACCTAGATTAGACCAAAGGAACAATACTGCCAGTGAAAGTATGAGAGCATGGCAAACAAATGTAAGCAAGTGATAGCCAATCCACTCAAATAGCAACCAGATGACAGTCACACCACCAAGAATGGAAGCCGAAGTTTGCTTATCTCTCCAAAGGATAATATCAGCAGCTAAAAAAGGGAGAAAACAGAAACTAGTGAAATGGGCATTCAATAACCATACCTAAATAATTTGCAGAAACCAAAGGAGTGAATGCTGTTATAATAGATTATGGCATTTAAAACTTGATCCTAGATTGGAACTATATCAACCTCCATGAAAATTTACATGAATCCCACACCAAGAatgacaaattgaaattatgAAGATTAGCTATCGGAAAGGAAAACATCTGAGAACATGCACAGAAACTGATCCATTGAGAACACAAAAAGAAGCAAATTCATCTATGCCCATAAAACTTCTGACGAGAAGACCACCACTTACTGTAAAATGAAGATTCCGACTACAATCATCTTAAACATGGAACGGAAAAGGGAATCACGCAAACGAATCAACTAAACAAATATTACAAACCTAATCACAAAGGCGAAGAATAATGAAAGAATTTACTCACATCTTCCGCCACCAAGAACGTGATGCACCGGTTTCTGCCTACCAAATAAACGACTCTTTTTGGAAGGCAAAAATTTCTCACTCTCAGATTCAGAATCTGATGAAGAAACTTCATGGTTATGAATTATCTCTGTAATCTTATCCATCATTGATTCAGCATTTTCCACAGTAGGATCCGACATTTTTTTCCCCTAAAATTTtgataaacacaaaacaaaaaatacaatCACTTAAATCAGACTTATGTCTTCAGTAATAACATTGCTTAATGCAATACTCAAGATTTACAcaaatcaaacaagatcaaagaTATGATTCATACAAATACTACAGGTGAAAAATCTCTGTGAAAAGATACAAAGGTTCTTCTTACCCTCCTAGTAATGTGACAAAAACGGGAACTGGAAATAGGGTTTCAATCTTGTATTTCACTTCTTCTTGAAaccccaagttttttttttggtttttggtttgaaTGTCTTAaaagaaactgaaaatttcaaAGAACGTAAACGCAATGAGCGCTGAAGACAGAATTTTCGTATGGTCGTTATTACTGCTTTTATAAATAGAGAGACACTCTCTCTGCCGTTTCAACAATCTTCGGATCCCACACGTGGACCCAATAACGGTCCTTTAGGGTCCTCTACCGATCTTACCCTATGGGCTTAGCGGAATGGAAATTGCCTTCCGCTTCCTCAAATAAATCATTTATTATAAACCTTAAGCAGGAAGAAGGAAAACACAACAAGATTGTTCACagagttgtcaacactttcaTTTTTAAGAGGTCTGGTGTTTTGCAATGCCTTGGACGCATTATCTTTTACGGCTTTGAAttgcagttcatgatcaaagatctttaactttccaactaaggtatttttggaaagtgttgtaaggttatttccttccatgatgacatgtttcttagattcgtatcttgctggtaaagatcggagaattttcatcacgatGTCCTTTTGGGGAATGGTCTTCCCTGAGGCATAACATACATTACCAATTCCAGtcactttttgattaaactcataaacgaatcttcatcagacaTACAAAGATTTTCCctgtcagaatttaggttttgaagcctagcttatttTTCTGAGGTATCtctttcgaatacggtttctaagatatcccaaacatctttagacttagtgcaagaagtcacatggtgctgaaggtctTGGCTTATGGTGTGGATAATATcatttaacccgtcagaattatgctttgcagcactTATCTAGGTTTCGTTATATTCTGCTAGTTCTTTCGCAACAATGTTTCCGTCTCTAACAACTGTCGGAGGATCGTATCATAGTGctacaagtttccatgtctgAAAGTCACGAGGTTGTAAAAAGGAACACATAGcagttttccaccataagtaatttgtgccatcaaGGGCTGGCAATACGCTTATCGAGATtccactactgtccatagagtcagattgattcaaacacatactccctctgtttcaaaataataggcaggtttctgtgtaaatttacacacaaacctgcctattattttgaaacggaggtagtacttattaggtctttcacgtgtttgcctgctctaataccaattgaaaacatgggggtactaaaatacaccaccaactttttcttaggcaacttgtatggactaaactcaaatacaattctaagagttcaacttaatgaatctcaaccaggaattatatgaagagcttatatctctttctctcacaatcagaatgctaatagagacaagtccgtgaacctgattattctgTGAGTACTtgaacgattccaaagatcaatatctaagatcaatcaagtcgtatccaacaaacaagaatggatatatctactttgattgattaacgtacaacctgtgatatttcaattataaagataaaaatataatgcagaaaaaaaataacacaaacaccagaaattttgttaactaggaaaccgcaaatgcagagaaatcccgggacctagtccagatttgaagacaaaactttattaagccgctgcagacactagcatactatcaaaacgtcgtactggaatgtagttgaaaccgaattaaaccgtcacaacaattcagttacactCGCGCTCCTTACTCCTCTTGAATTCCATCAGGACTCTgggcaattgattcccttagatgacgtcctttacagcataagagttgcttcaactcaattgaagactttaaaccaatctgcctcccatagataagcttatatgtgatttttgttctgatcaaagatcaaggtaagGTAGGAAATctatagcaatagacaaagtctatcaAACCTCAAAATCatgtcttatgactcccgaagagcagcctagattattattcacctcacaagtagaaACTTGTGGAAGCACAAAGTCTCAGACGtagatactttgtgatttctatcaaggtaagatcaggatacacaaggtaagatcaggatacacgaactatcaagataaagatagttgaacctggcttcacgaatccctaagtgaagtcttttcagtcgctaaaccctagaagggttttaaggaaaaaatgactctagtttacaactagcacacacaagaatagtgtcaggaaTTCAAACATcctagttgtttgaggttctccttatatagacttttaagATCAagtttgctttaggtttaagctaagataactttgtaACCAAGCAATCgataatcaccattagatgaaaaacttgacttgagattaacacaatagaatatacactctggttaggatgaaccataacctAATCGGGCCCGTACAATGACATGTTCATGTAGGTTAGCCGAGACTAGCCAGttgaacgataagcttaaccatttttatataacactttaagactttaatcttgagtcacacatgtgatcaatcatgtctagatagtgttcctagagagttgttcaaatgctgattatctcacagaaataattttgtTGCTTCTGAAAATATTTGACAGGGTAAGCACGTGTACCTAGTACGTGTACTGCACCTGTTCGTGgatatttttgtcatggtacgtgtaccgcgTATGTATACCTTTCCTGGTTCACGAtcaacagactttttatggtatggataccgggtatgcgtaccaaaaaatcGTTGTCGAACTATAGCTATGCCGGTACGTGTGCTAGGTACATGTACTGTGGAtctggacttataacagttctccgagtatgtgaactggtatgcatactatcctgtatccagatttatagtagttctatatctctctaataattaattagaaacattcctgaataacatcaatgacacatatcactgttccatgctattttcaaatgactaaatcttgaatcataatttaggttataaataataaattattctaaATCAaactcatcaagtatgaacaaatgttcttaagcttagtcatatttcgagaacgtaatcaagataaacttgactcgaaatttctattatgcatttACTGTcaaatttagtcatgcgacaatgtctcaaagatagaaaggtgaaaacttgagaaataggtggttcagtcttcacttaccttttgttgaagaagttcttcagaagcttcggttgatcttctcctAGGACGCAGTGATATcagatactcaactacacacttttatcctaattcgagacttgactaaatgtagactagaaatcaagatatagtttttatcaactaaatttgacaacaagcttgagatagcaacacttgtgagttcgaccgagcaatgctctaacatccctTATATATGGGTGCCATATAAGCATACTAACTGCGATAGGGTGCCTTACATGATATGGGTCATGAAAACTTCTTGAAGTTGTCGAGAATTTTAGTGCATGCTCGGGTCAGCTGATAAATATTTACAAATCAGTTGTTTATTTAGCAAAACATGAGTCCTTCATGTGGTCAAGATATAAGTGGCACAATGCAAGTACGACAACTTGACATAAATGAGGAAAAACAATTGGGTATTCCTTTCTTTGTTAGCAGGAACAAGAAGATTACATTTTCATCTCTTATTGACAAGACGGTCACCATACTCACTAAATGGAGGTATAAACATGTCAAAAGAAGCTCGTTCAGTCATGATAAGGAGTGTTACGAATGCCATACCAGTTCACCACATGACCAGTTTTATACTCTCGGATTCCACAATTTCGAAGATGAATTCGACTTAACAAGCATTTTGgtgaaacaaaagaaacaaaaaaggcAAACATTTCATCTCCCGGATGACTGACAGAATGTGTTATATCATTAAGAGATTATTGAATCTTATTACACTCCCTAGGATCATTTCCTATGGAAATGTATTAAGAATATACTGCCTACTAGGGATACGCTCGTGCATGTTATACATAACTTGGATGTCAAATTCCTTTTTTGCTCACAGGTTCAAGAATCACACATCATTATGGAATGCTCCACCTACAGATTTGCTTGGTTTTCAATATTAGGTCCGCAATtcaataataatctctccttagaAAACTGGTTTTGTTACTGTTTCGATAAGCTGCATGCAAATCAACTTGAAGAGGCTGACTTGAACAAAATTTTTATTATTGCGTGGACCATCTGGTCAGCTAGATGTAAAAAGGTTTATAAAGGGATAACTTCTTCCTCATAGAACATCATAGCTAGCTGCCGGAAACACATTGCAGAGCATGAATCTAGACCAAAACTTTGAACTCAACATAGTCTAGAGTTAACTGGGAAAACACACATTGGTTACCACCTCCTAGGAGTGTATTTACTATAAACTGCGACAATAGTTTCCATAGTATTACCAAAACAAGTGGCATTGGTCCGACAGTTCGTGATTTTGCAAGGATACATTGGAGCTCAAAATGCATCTATTTAGCAGAGGCAACTAGCGCAAAGCAGAAGGAGTGCAAGGGACTGTGGGAAGTGATTTAATGGGCAAAGGAAATATGAGTATAGGCTGTGCACTTCGAGCTGGACTCAAAACTGGTGGCAGATGCAGATAAAAAAAACAGTCTTAACATTGACCGAAGACTTTATAACTTAATCTTTGGAATAAAATATGTTTTTAGAACAAAAACCTCTTGGTAATGTACTTATGTGCCAAAAGAGAGAAATAAGGTAGCAGATATCCTATCCAAACATGCTAGGGTAGATAGTATTTGGTATAATACCCCTCTTAGTATTATCAATGCTCTATTGTTGAGAGACAAATCCCATGCAAACACTTTATCAGTTCAATAACATTCTTTCTTttagcttcaaaaaaaaaaaaaatctagtaatCACAAATCTATAAGGTCTTGTTCCAACATTCGATAGCTAGTTACTCTTTTCACCAATACTTCATTCTTTTGTTTTCCCCCTGCCAAGATCTTAAGGTGGAGCTATAAAAAAGTGTTAATGTATACGCTGTGAGATGCAGGATTGATGCATAGGTGTAGACAAAATTTTAACAAACTGCAGGGAAAACCCAGCTCAAAGTCGTCATCCCAATGAAATTCATGCTACTACATACAGGGCAGCTGGCTAGATACTTGTGGTATTTGTGGTGTCTAATTGGTAATTTTAAGTtgaacatgttagagcattgatccgtcgaaatcacaagtgtttctatatcaagcttgttgtcaaatttaattcatcaaaactatatcttgatttctagtctacaattagtcaatTAGCGGATTAGGATAGAgttgtgtagttgagaatcgaaCATTACTGCATTCtgccatttgaaggcgaagatcaaccgaagcttttggagaacttcttcaacaaaaggtaagtgaagactgaacaacctatttctcaagttatatttatCCTTCTATCTACGAAACGATGTCacatgactaattagactatcgtaagcatattaagaatttcgagtcaagtttatcttggtaattaattctcgaaatatatatgactaaacttaacgaacatttgttcatacttgatgaatttcggttaagaacaatttattgttcataatcaaaatcgtgattcaagactatcattcgaaaatagcctggaacaatgatatgtgtcatttatgttatttgggaatgtttcggaTTATACAATAGAAAttccgagtcaagtttatcttgttaattattctcgaaatatgaatgACTAAActtaagaaaattttgtttaaaaattgatgaatatgttaagaataatttattatttatgaccttaattatgattcaagttaatcattcgaaaaatagtctggaacagtgatatgtgtcattgatgttatttgggaatgtttcaaatttatTATTAGAGATATATTGAACTACTGTAAATATGGATATAAGACAATACACATAtcagtacacgtactggcgtaactgTTATAGGTCtagagccgcagtacatgtaccca encodes the following:
- the LOC113311137 gene encoding uncharacterized protein LOC113311137 — its product is MLPSVALSLSSCSGFPEAPSHHQAEKVSGGLLLGSIKFPSNSSCSFNGLSANPLILSTTRKVTSLAVASNQLDPAVKVEGGKKKYYFLVANAKFMLDEEEHFQEQMVERLRLFKERNMEQDFWLAIEPKFLDKFPQITKRLGRPAVALVSTNGPWITFMKLRLDRVLSESYEADSLEEALASTPTNLEFKKPENWVAPYPKYESGWWEPFLLQ
- the LOC113311136 gene encoding reticulon-like protein B5, translating into MSDPTVENAESMMDKITEIIHNHEVSSSDSESESEKFLPSKKSRLFGRQKPVHHVLGGGRSADIILWRDKQTSASILGGVTVIWLLFEWIGYHLLTFVCHALILSLAVLFLWSNLGSFVNKAPPKFPEILLPEELFVRAALSFRFEINRAFAIFREVSSGKNLKHFLMVIAALWVISVVGGWFNFLTLFYLVYLMMHTLPVLYEKHEDKVDTFAEKALIELNKQYAVFDEKVLQKLPKAMNKAKKQH